The following proteins come from a genomic window of Bradyrhizobium paxllaeri:
- a CDS encoding ABC transporter substrate-binding protein, with protein sequence MSKSLKVLGLAVSALALTQLPAAAQTKVTDQGISAGEIVVGTHQDLSGPIKFWGVPVSNGMKMATEEINAAGGIHGRKIKLVLEDSGYDPKRAVLASQKMVERDKVFAMVGAMGSPTVLAAQDILFDAGVLQLFPLTAAEFTYKFDPAKPQERLKFSNILPYVESTRAGLKYMMELKNFKKPCIMYQDDEYGKNVLDGFNQQLEVMKVKPASITSYKRGASDFSAQVAKMKSDGCDMVLLGAVIREPIGVMSEAKKLGWDVTFLGATPVNVLEVPALGKEAVEGLYSISGFEIPYEDTAKGKVKEWLANYKKMFGSDANTQAIIGYNAVMTFAHYANKAGKDLTGQKMLDSLESGDKFQDIFNSPPTVFSKTNHLATTITQVQQVKNGRWVLVKEGLMF encoded by the coding sequence ATGTCGAAATCGTTGAAGGTGCTTGGCCTTGCGGTAAGCGCCCTTGCGCTGACCCAATTGCCGGCCGCAGCCCAGACCAAGGTTACCGATCAAGGCATCTCGGCGGGCGAGATCGTCGTCGGCACCCATCAGGATCTGTCCGGCCCGATCAAGTTCTGGGGCGTTCCGGTATCCAACGGCATGAAGATGGCGACCGAGGAAATCAACGCCGCCGGCGGCATCCATGGCCGCAAGATCAAGCTGGTCCTTGAAGACAGCGGCTACGATCCGAAGCGCGCCGTGCTGGCGTCGCAGAAGATGGTCGAGCGCGACAAGGTTTTCGCCATGGTCGGTGCGATGGGCTCGCCCACCGTGCTTGCCGCGCAGGACATCCTGTTCGATGCCGGCGTGCTGCAGCTTTTCCCGCTGACGGCGGCCGAATTCACCTACAAGTTCGATCCGGCCAAGCCGCAGGAACGGCTGAAATTCAGCAACATCCTGCCCTATGTCGAGAGCACCCGCGCTGGGCTCAAATACATGATGGAGCTGAAGAACTTCAAGAAGCCCTGCATCATGTACCAGGACGACGAGTACGGCAAGAACGTGCTCGACGGCTTCAACCAGCAGCTCGAAGTGATGAAGGTGAAGCCCGCCTCGATCACGAGCTACAAGCGCGGTGCGTCCGACTTCAGCGCGCAGGTCGCCAAGATGAAATCCGACGGCTGCGACATGGTCCTGCTCGGCGCGGTGATTCGCGAGCCGATCGGGGTGATGAGCGAGGCCAAGAAGCTCGGCTGGGACGTGACCTTCCTCGGCGCCACGCCCGTCAACGTGCTGGAAGTGCCCGCACTTGGCAAGGAAGCGGTCGAAGGGCTCTATTCCATCTCGGGCTTCGAAATCCCGTACGAGGACACGGCCAAGGGCAAGGTCAAGGAGTGGCTCGCCAACTACAAGAAGATGTTCGGCAGCGACGCCAACACCCAGGCGATCATCGGCTACAACGCGGTGATGACGTTCGCGCATTATGCCAACAAGGCTGGCAAGGATCTCACTGGCCAGAAGATGCTCGACTCGCTGGAGTCCGGCGACAAGTTCCAGGATATCTTCAATTCGCCGCCGACCGTGTTCTCGAAGACCAACCATCTCGCCACCACCATCACCCAGGTCCAGCAGGTCAAGAACGGCCGCTGGGTGCTGGTCAAGGAGGGCCTGATGTTCTGA